The proteins below come from a single Elgaria multicarinata webbii isolate HBS135686 ecotype San Diego chromosome 11, rElgMul1.1.pri, whole genome shotgun sequence genomic window:
- the LOC134405412 gene encoding olfactory receptor 14I1-like produces MDNQSAITEFLLLEFSSIRELQILHFFLFLVLYLAILSGNLLIISAVAFDHHLHTPMYFFLMTLAVQDIGSVSVTIPKSIFNSLMDIRHISYSGCVAQVLLFVFFIGSDFALLTAMAYDRYVAICNPLHYETVISMRSCKEIIAIVWISSFLYAFLHTGGTFSNTFCSNVVDQFFCEIPHLLKLACSDLYLIETGVVVLSFIVALGCFILIVVSYTHIFSAVRKIPTIQGRKKAFSTCLPHLIVLSIFLFTVSFAYLGLNSKTPSHLDIAFTMIYSVFPPFINPIIYSMRNKEIKNALSKLLGLRHPCMNIFSSLLLHR; encoded by the coding sequence ATGGATAACCAATCTGCCATCACTGAATTTCTGCTCCTTGAATTCTCATCAATCCGGGAACTGCAGATTCTACACTTCTTTTTGTTCCTGGTATTATACCTGGCAATTTTGTCTGGGAATCTTCTCATCATCTCTGCTGTAGCATTTGATCATCATCTTCAcacccccatgtacttcttcctgaTGACCTTGGCTGTGCAGGACATAGGTTCAGTTTCAGTCACTATTCCCAAATCTATCTTTAATTCCCTCATGGATATCAGACACATTTCATATTCTGGATGTGTTGCTCAAGTTCTTTTGTTTGTATTCTTTATAGGATCTGATTTTGCCCTCCTTACAGCCATGGCATATGACCGGTATGTTGCCATTTGCAACCCATTACACTATGAAACGGTAATAAGCATGAGATCCTGCAAAGAAATAATTGCCATTGTATGGATCAGTAGCTTTCTCTATGCATTCCTGCACACTGGTGGGACTTTTTCAAACACTTTCTGCTCCAATGTTGTCGACCAGTTCTTCTGTGAAATCCCCCATTTACTGAAGCTTGCCTGCTCTGATTTATACCTAATTGAAACTGGAGTTGTTGTACTGAGTTTTATTGTTGCGTTAGGCTGCTTTATCCTCATTGTGGTAAGCTATACACACATTTTCAGTGCTGTTAGAAAAATCCCTACCATTCAGGGAAGAAAAAAAGCTTTCTCAACTTGCCTACCCCACCTCATTGTCCTCagcatatttttatttactgtatcCTTTGCTTACCTCGGGCTCAACTCTAAGACACCATCACATCTAGATATAGCATTTACCATGATATATTCCGTGTTCCCACCCTTCATAAACCCAATAATCTATAGCATGAGAAACAAAGAGATAAAAAATGCTCTGTCGAAGTTGTTAGGTCTGAGACACCCATGTATGAATATCTTCTCCAGTCTTCTTCTGCACAGGTGA
- the LOC134405413 gene encoding olfactory receptor 14A16-like gives MHLHKEQPMSNQSLVTEFLLMNFSETQELRILHFLLFLVLYLATLTGNLLIISAVAFDHHLHTPMYFFLMNLAIIDLSSVSVIIPKSMANILMNSRHISYSGCVAQVFLLIFFVGFDFFLLTVMAYDRYVAICNPLHYQMVMNRKACTEMVALVCISSILYGSLHTSGTFATPFCSNIVNQFFCEIPHLLKLTCSDINEVEMGVLIVSVVFTLGCFVFVIVTYVYIFTAVLRIPSVQGRKKAFSTCLPHLIVFSTLVLSACFAYLRPTSNAPSYFDLAITMIYSMVPPLLNPVIYSMRNKEIKIALSKLLGRKELVTDICLAEFMEKILCELLTLASSVLLDIELAYHVPSSM, from the exons ATGCATCTTCATAAGGAGCAACCTATGAGTAATCAATCCTTGGTTACAGAGTTCTTGCTAATGAACTTCTCAGAGACTCAGGAACTGCGTATTCTACACTTCCTTTTGTTCCTGGTATTGTACTTGGCAACTCTAACAGGGAATCTTCTCATCATCTCTGCAGTAGCCTTTGACCATCACCTGCACACCCCCATGTACTTCTTTCTCATGAACCTAGCTATTATTGACCTTAGTTCCGTTTCAGTCATTATTCCCAAGTCCATGGCCAATATCCTCATGAATAGTAGACACATTTCTTATTCAGGATGCGTTGCTCAAGTCTTCCTGCTTATCTTTTTTGTAGGATTTGACTTCTTCCTCCTCACAGTCATGGCATATGATCGGTATGTTGCCATTTGTAATCCACTACACTATCAGATGGTGATGAACAGGAAAGCCTGCACTGAAATGGTTGCTCTGGTTTGTATCAGTAGCATTTTGTATGGCAGCTTACACACCAGTGGCACCTTTGCAACTCCCTTTTGCTCCAATATTGTCAATCAGTTTTTCTGTGAAATTCCACATCTGCTCAAGCTCACCTGCTCTGACATAAATGAAGTTGAAATGGGAGTGCTTATAGTGAGTGTTGTCTTTACATTAGGctgctttgtttttgttattgtcaCCTATGTGTACATCTTCACTGCAGTGTTAAGAATTCCCTCTGTGCAGGGAAGGAAAAAAGCCTTCTCAACTTGCCTTCCCCACCTCATTGTCTTTTCCACATTAGTACTCTCTGCATGCTTTGCCTACCTCAGACCAACCTCTAATGCTCCATCATATTTTGATTTGGCAATCACCATGATCTATTCCATGGTTCCACCCTTGTTGAATCCAGTGATCTACAGCATGAGAAACAAGGAGATCAAAATTGCTTTATCAAAACTGTTGGGGAGAAAGG AGTTGGTGACAGACATTTGTCTGGCTGAGTTCATGGAAAAAATTCTCTGTGAATTATTGACATTGGCTTCCAGTGTTCTACTTGATATTGAGCTAGCATATCATGTTCCTAGCTCTATGTGA